The Amblyomma americanum isolate KBUSLIRL-KWMA chromosome 2, ASM5285725v1, whole genome shotgun sequence genome contains the following window.
ccaattCAGGACTCAGAATACTTCCTCTAAGcaggcggtaaatagcattggcgagatcgtggcTCCCTGCCTGGCGCCGTTTCGGACTTTTTGGAGGATTATGGTAGCTGTGTAGTTCCTATAGATATCTTCCGGTATTTTCACTTATCGCTCTTCTAcgccctgattccacaatgcctgcttGATTGCTGACGTTTCCACTGAGCCTAATGCTTactcgtaatcagtgaaggctatacCAGGTGTTACACGGAAGACTAAGTAAgtttcaaaaataatttttttgtgttgAAAATATTGCTTTTCCAGCATAGTTTTCCTAGTGCTGCAATTATAGGTttttagccggtcgttagtaatattcatatctgtttttaaaatttacaaaaaaggattacccttggcgctgtggctctacataatttggcttttttgactagttacatgCAATGAAAAGGTTGCTTTGagtgcatgcttttcgaaagcgcgtgtattctGGCACGATGTtggcaaattttgtcgagccacagcgctgaGGATAATCACATTTGCGAAATTTTAGAAGGTGATATGCCTATTACGAACGAAtggctacaagtctctaattgcaaccagttcgttagctgtaatagttaaaagtgaTTTATCAGaaaatagttaaccagcttactacatcAGAAAATTAACCTGTTTCCGGTGTCCtccaacactggcaatactatgccgcAGAAGCCATTCTTTTTATctccaaaaaacctatttttcaaaattacttagtcttctctgtaacacctcgTATATAGGGGCTGGTAATATTCTGCGCATCACTATAACCATCACTAATACTACTATCATACCACTATCTATCTCCAACACTATGTGTCACTATAAGCGGCTATCATTATCACTACCACTATTTTTTTACTATTTACTATCACTACTAGCATTACCTTTATGTTgtttaatcaacttttacattttattttattaacATGCGatttatgattgacagttcgtgtggACACTTTTGCGGACAACTTCTGTCTGcagcttccgtccacgccactcatgagccaagaaaggcttacgccatAATATCAATATGGTGGAGTGTATTTGGCAGGTACTCTGATCATGAATTACGGCTTACCAGTATCCCTGACGAGAACAATATACAACATTTGTATCGTACCTGTACTAATTGATTgggagaaacgtggaggttaaggaaagggttgaacttaaattgaggacaacgcagcgagctatggaaaggacaATGATacgtttaacgttaagagacgggaaaaGCGCGTACtcggtaaagaaaaaaaacagtcaatGATATATATTCTAAACTAAGAATAAATGGGCATGGGCAAAGCATGTAATGGGATAGCAAAATATCTGATGGTCTTTAGGGCAACGGAAATGATTCGAAGAGAACGAAAGCATGCAAGAGGCGGCCGCAAGTCAAGTGGGCAGTGGTATAAATAACTCTGCGCAGGCAAAGTGACCGCAGCtagcacaagacagggttaattggagagatgcaCATTGAAGAGGCCCTTGTCCTGCATGGAAGTtattaggctgatgatgaggatgttTAACAGAGGAAAATAACCTGTCGAGGATATGagaacaggcaggcaggcaggtgaaATTTTCATTTGGAATACGTGCCTTGCAGTTGGCCTTGCACATAAAACAATTAGCGAGAAATGAACCAAATTTCCGTTGCCGCGAATTAGCGACTTGGCCATGTCCAAAGTTCAGCGGGATTTAAAAAGTTTAGGCTCTCTTTTACTGCCTAGCAGTGTGATTGAAAGTAATCGAAAACGCCAGCGTGGTGTCTGTGCGCATACAGCGAATGAAGCCTCTGTGCCTGCAGCAAGCCGAGCGCGAGAACAGCCCGCCAACGAAAAGTAAACGGAAAAATCTGCATCCGCGTAAGCAGTGAGGCGGGCGCATTGACTCCCCCAAGCAAAGGGCGAgagctgggagcgggaaaacggCATCGAAAGCGAGCGCGTGTCAGCCGACCAGGTCTGCCAGCGCACATCGTGGGCTGATCGAATAGGGCGCGCCGAGGACAAATATGTGTAACGCAACAAATATAAAAACATAAATAATCATCAGCGAGACATTAAAGTGAGCCAAAAGAAATTGAAAATGAATTCTCTTCCCTTTGAGGCAATGGGATGCGGCAAAAGAAGAAAGCGTCTAATGAAAAAAAAGGATCAAATAGAAAACGATCATCCTCAAAGTGAATTCTGCTTACGCAGCTCGTACAATCTGAGCGTTGTCCATATTTTATAGCTTATGCTATCTCGAATAACGCATCACTTGTAGTATCTTGGATTCCTTCGTAATTCGGATATTAGAGGTATGAGAAGGCAGAACAGAGACGAGCAACAATAGACACGCAGCAGgtgaagaggaggaagaggaaagcaCGAGAGGAAGAAGAAGATGCCGAGCACACGAGACGTCGCGCTGCAGGACACGACTACGACGACTACATGGGGTGGCCCGCATCATGGAGCGGAGAGATACCTCCCGAAGAACGGCCGCACCGAAGCCGCAGTGCCCGACCTCGGACAGCCTTTGATGGCTGCGGCCACAGATAAGATGCCGCCTTGTGCAGAAATTGCGAACAGTCAGCATCACGGCGTTGCTGTGCCAAGCTCAGTACCCGAAGCCCAAAGCCGACAATGTAACCTCGACCTCCTTGGGATGGCCGAACACGTGGCGACACCGGCTGAGGGTAAAGGTATGTTTTATTCGTTGCAGGCTTCCTTCACAGGTGCCAACGTGGCTTTTAAACTTTCTAAATTCGTTGCATGGCGTTAGGAACGGCCAACGCATCAGTGCAGGCGTTACACTTATCCACCGGCCAAACTAGCCGGTGACTAGACAGTTCAAAGTCATCTGGGAACCAAACAAAGGTGTCATATTAGTCGGTCTATTTCGATATCAGCTTGCGAGGTGGCGTAAACTTTGATGCATGATGGAACGAAGGCTCTGGATAAGCCGTTTAGAGGGCAATTAGTGTGCGAATATGCGTCCCATCATTTATCGATTCAGGTGGCTTTAGTAATTTGGACTGCAGCATTAGTCGCGCTCTATGCAAAATGAACGCCTCAAAAATGAGCAGGCCATGGGCGAGAAGGTGTAACAGCACGTGCGTATTCCATTCTTTGCGTGCGTCGGCGAATGATCATTGAATTGAAAGCTGCGTCGAGCTATGGCGGAGTCGAGCAGCCCAATCTCTGCACCATGATCAGAGACGAGAAAATAAATTGGATTAAACGAGCGCAGTCTCGACAGCGAGCACCTACTGACGTCGGtgtacttttatttttatttttttgctcgtGAGAACATTTTTCTTCGTCCTCGTCAAGCGCGTCGTGAACGGAAAACAGGGTTGTGCGCAGCGCTATACTTTGCAAACGACTTCGGCTGCACGATTGCGGTCATTTCGCAACGTTGTGCCGCTAAACGTCGCAACTCCCCGCACACTGAAATcagtctgtttatttttttttctttcgctaagCTGAACCGCCGGACCGTCCGTGCGTGCCAGGTGCGTTAAATGTCTGAGGTCTCCAATTTTTCTAGCTCTTCTGCATCAACAGAGTTCGAATCACCTGGAACTGCCATGGTTACACGGCTGCGGTAAATGTTACTTGTTAGACACATTTCAGCCACACGGAAGCCGCTGATGTGAAGAGACTGGCTTGAAAATGTGAAACTGCGATGCTGGTTTCCATCATGGCTGAATGTAGGTGCTCTGATCTGTACCAATTTCAATTTCTATTTCTTACTAAGCATAATTATGATAACTGCCGCCTTCTCGTGAATGATATGCCAGGTCTTTCAGGGAAGTGTCTAAGTAATTtacaaaaatatggcttttgcggcataatattaccagtgttggcggacatcggAAAGTCACTGAACTGTCTTAAATAGTAAGCTAGTTAACTTATTTCTGATAAATAAATTTTAACTATTAcagctaggcaactggttgcattgtagccggtcgttagtaatagcaatataagtttttagattttacaaaacgcgattatccttggcgctgccgccgcgatggctcagcggttatggcgctctgctctgacccgaaagatgcgggttcgatctaggccgtggcggttgaatttcgatggaagcgaaatggtAGGGGCCgggtactgtgcaatgtcactgcgcgttaaagaacccctggaaGCGAAATGGTAGGGGCCgggtactgtgcaatgtcactgcgcgttaaagaaccccaggtgtttgaaatttcttgggaccttcactacggcgtccctcatggcctgagttgcattgggacgttaaacccccataaacctatcCTTCTCGCTGTGGCTGGACAATATTTGGCTACaccgtgccaaaatacatgcgcttccgaAAAGCATTGAGGCAAACCAACCTTTTCAGTTCACGtaacaaatctctaattgcaacaagGCGCTTGGCCCTAATCAATAGGAAattaattattttaaaattagtTAGAAAGCTCACTACCTAATACAATTCAACGGTTTTCTGGTTTCCGCCAACACTGATAGCACTATGCTAAAAAGcgatatttttacctcaaaaacttgTTTTTGATAGGTACTTAAAAATCTACCCCGAAACACACGGTATATTCCTCTATATTGCCATCTATATCCTTATTGATCAGGAATCCAACGCCTAATTCTTGTATCTCTGCTAAACTAACATTGAACTGCACGTATATGTTTGGCTGTCcgttttcgggttttatttttCCATAATTCTGGGGGTACAAATGGGCGATATTTTTCAAGCTGTAATTCAGGTTAAAACCTTAATCAGAAACAGTTTCCGCAGTTCTAGTTTTtaagggtgattttttttttgcaccaccaGGCAGTTTACGATAAAAtgatttataatttttttttttggggggggggggttgacgtccaaagcgactcaggctaaaagggacgctgtagcgaagggctccggaaatttcgaccacgtggtgttctttaacgtgcgctgacatcacacagcacacgggcctctagaatttcgcctccatcgaagttctaccgccgcagccggaatcgaacccacgcctttcgggccagcagccgagcccataaccactcagccaccccggCGGCAGTTTACTATAACAGTTAATTTTCCTGCTAGACGTAAAACGCCCCGATTTATGCTAaaaaatgcacacacacacacacacacacacacacacactctcacacgcACAAACAgtcgcgcgcgcacgcgcacgcacgcacgcacgcacgcacacacacacacacacacacacacacacacacacacacacacacacacacacacacacacacacacacacacacacacacacacacacacgcacacacacacacacgcacacacacacgcacgcacgcacgcaagcacgcacgcacgcatatacacacacacacaccatctcTCCCCAACCTCCCTCTTTCCAaacacctccgcgaaaaaggccacgagtttgataAACTTAAAGTAAGAATATTAGAGTGGCTTCAAAAACACTCTCGAGCGCGAACAACAAGGATCagattttatttttaaatataaCACCGTGCAAAGGGGCATAACGAAAGCCACGGCACGGTGCTCGGTTTTCTTTAGGGTggaatgcttaggaaatgggtctttgaccccaccttgagaaatggaaaacaccttgtgccatggcgctatttggccgtagatgcccttgcgccataaaaatccgtaatcatcatcatcaaatttcTACTTGAGGTAAAGAAAAACTTACGCCCGAAGTTATGTGACTTTTTATACATAAGCGGACTTTATGCTTCTCTGTAGCATTCTATAACGTTCATTGCTTACATTATGTTTCATGCCGTGTGGCACATTTAGCGTCACAAATAATAATCACATTGACtgcgtcgtctgaggtcatacccctttTTGCATACTACATTGGTGTAGTTACTTCCGCCCTCCGTTTGGCTCATCTTCTGGTATCCTAAGGCCAgatagcttcttttttttctgtgtctcttttttttttcatttctcgttTCTGACTACTGCCTATGTCGACGTCGTTTACACTGGCGACGTTACTTTTGGTACCTCTCCTTCACCccgttttttctgtgtttttctcGCGCATAGTCTAGCCTCAGCGGCTAAACCAGCGGCGGATGCAATATtgcagaatgcaaaaaaaaaaaatactacttTAGGTTTTCGTTATGttttgctgcttcttctgctgctgGGTGAAAATTGTTTTTCCCCCTGCACTCGCAGCCGGTATAGGAGGGACAAGTTCCCGCATTTTTCCACGAAGGTAGCTGCAAGGTAACACATGCTGTCGCCCATggtggcaccgcagtgaacatgtcgagtaatccattcatcttcttgctccaggCGCTTGGTCTGCTCATTTCTTGCGATCGTTTCGTGGACGGCACCCGGACAATCAACCGTACCGCATCAGCACCGCTTGCTCCGCATTGTACCGAGTGCTGCAAAGCACCGCTGAACGAGCTGGGTCCCGGCGCATTTCTTGGACGGCTGGATCAACTGGTCTACGCCCCCCTCGGAGGCACAGCGGCTTCCACAGCGCCGTCGTCATCACGTGCCTATAAAGGGCGCGATGCGATCGACAGCggcattgggcatggtggcaccgcagtgaacatgtcgagtaatccattcatcttcttgctccaggCGCTTGGTCTGCTCATTTCTTGCGATCGTTTCGTGGACGGCACCCGGACAATCAACCGTACCGCATCAGCACCGCTTGCTCCGCATTGTACCGAGTGCTGCAAAGCCCCGCTGAACGAGCTGGGTCCCGGCGCATTTCTTGGACGGCTGGATCAACTGGTCTACGCCCCCCTCGGAGGCACAGCGGCTTCCACAGCGCCGTCGTCATCACGTGCCTATAAAGGGCGCGATGCGACCGACAGCggcattgggcatggtggcaccgcagtgaacatgtcgagtaatccattcatcttcttgctccaggTGAGAAAACGGTTTGGCAAATGTTACAGAAGTAGCGACATTTTTCTTGTGGCGCTGCCTTGCCCAGGCGAAGTGTATACAATTATTTGTGATAGCATAGTCTCTTTGaggtacttgctgctgcttgctggggatGTGGAAAATAACCCCGGACCTAACATGCAGGAAGTCCTGACTGAAATCCGCAAATTGGCTGGTGAgatagctgaaataaaaaatgacaACAAGGCTATAAACGAATCTCTGGAAGGCATTCATGCGAAACTGGACACGTTGGCTCATCTCGAAGGCAGAATCGCAGGTGTTGAGGAGAAAATGGAGACATTTGAAAACATCATTAGTAGGCTAGCTCTTCAGGTTGATTACCTTGAGAACAGAAGTAGAAGATCAAACTTAATTTTTTACGGAATTACGGAAGAAGAGGACGAGAAAACAGATGACCTGAATtcaaaaatcacagaaaaaattAACGGTACCCTTGGTGTCACAATCTCGGGAATCGAGAGAATGCACCGCCTAGGCACCAAAGCTGAAAACAAAACCCGACCAGTTATTCTGAAGTTGCAAAGCTTCAGAGACAAGGCAAACATAATGAATTGTTACAAACTAAAGAATTCCGGTGTTTCGGTTGGCGAAGATTTTTCTTTACGTGTACGTGGCATTCGAAAAAAACTTTGGGATAGCAGCAAAGAACCGAGATAGGGGTGAAAAAGTATCACTTATGTACGACAAGATTAAAATCAATGAGCAGGTTTATGTCTGGGACGACGATAAAGAAGCCAGAGTACCCGCGGCAAAAAACCAGCCATTCAAAGGGGGAAAAAACCGATCAAGCACGTAATACCACCCACCTTAATCATAGTGAACATAAACGCCAGAAGTGTCGTCAACAAAACTACAGAACTTGAAGCATTCATTCTCGAACACTCTCCTGATATTGTCGCAATCACAGAAACATGGCTTTCTCCTGATATTTCAAGTAGTGATGTCTTCCCTCCTGGTTACACTGTCATGCGCAAAGATAGGTGCTCTCGCGGCGGTGGTGTGGCAATCTTGATCAGGGAATACATTTACGTCACACCCATGCCAGAAATCATAGGCGCTGAAGCACTTTGGTGCAAAATCATGGTAGACACATCCGTCTTTTTTTAGGCACTATGTATCGGCCCCAATGCTACCCTAGATATCTTACACGTGCTAGCAAATTATATGGAAAGTCATTTCACCCACAATACTAAGATAATCCTTACGGGAGATTTTAACCTGGCTGGCATAACGTGGGACACgcttgataaaaaaaatgccGATACAGCTCATACAGATGCACTGCTTGATGTAAGCTTTAACTTTGGCCTTAGACAGCTTATCCAGGAACCTACACGTGTTACCGCAGTAAGCAGAAATGTACTCGACTTGATTTTTGTGAGTGATAGCATTGCAAATGACAGAGTTTCATGGGAAGTTGTGGATGGCGTATCAGACCATAGAGCAGCTAAATGCTTCTTGCTGCTGGGCGTGCCATCACCTACGGTAAAGATGAGTGCACGAATTTTCGACTGGACAAACGCCGACGACGTTAGTGTACTGGATTATCTAGATAAATCGTATTCCACCTTTAGTTCTCTCGCCATGAATAGTTCAGCTTCAGTAGACACATTATGGTCAGCGTTTGAAAGAATTATTCAGCACTGCTTATCAGCACATATTCCCACAAAGGTCAAGCCGGTGCATAAGAAAAACCCTTGGATAACAAGAAAAATTATACAATTAAAGCGCCAGACTGCAAGACATAGGAAACTGAGGAATAAACTGCCGCTACCCGTCTACACTGATAAATTACGCGAAAAGTCTCATGCACTAAAGGCAGCTATAAAAAGGCTAAAGATGAGTACATGAACGTCACCCTAAGTAATTTTATCAAAGTATCTCCTTCCAAGTTTTGGCGGTACCTCAATTCGAATTCACGTCAGGACAGTAATCCACCACCCGCCGAGGCTATCGCGAAGGCTACAGACTTCAATGATTACTTTATATCAGTATTTACGCACGACAATGGGACAAAACCTGACCTAGAATATCCTCCGAGTAACACAGCAAAAATAGATGATTTGATCATAAATGAATCGGCCATTCTTTCCCTCTTACTTGAAATAGACCctaaaaaatccggtggtcccgaCAACATACTAAATGCATTTCTTAAGCGTTACGCGGAATGGATGTCAAAGTTCTTGCTgattatttttgaaaaatcacTGCAAACAGGCGAAATCCCGGAGAAATGGAAAATTGCCAAGGTGATTCCTATACATAAATCGGGCAACATTACCAACGCATCCAATTATCGACCAATCTCGCTTACTTGTACAACATGCAAAATCCTCGAACATTTAATTCTTAAACATATCCtatcatttctagaaaaaaataacataattgtgcctaaccagcatggctttagaaAAGGTTTGTCTACGACTACTCAATTAATAGAGACAATTCACGACCTAGCGTTTACAATAGACAAATGTGGCCAAACAGACAtgatattcttagacttttcgaaagcgttcgatcggGTCTCCCAGCCTAAGCTCCTCCAAAAACTTTTCCATTATCTCGGTGACAATAATATTACCAAATGGCTGAAAGGCTACCTTACAGGCCGGCGCCAATATGTACACTTTAAAGGGCACTCTTCAGATTGCGGCGATGTGATgtctggcgtgccacaaggctccgttctggcccctgtcctctttcttctttttatcaacGACCTGCATAATAGTACTAACATAACAGtaagaatgtttgcagacgactgcatcatttacaaagaaataacctgccatgcagaccaagcaattctaaatagtgcccttgaaagcatagcacaatggtgtgaaacatggcagatgacgattaatgtagaaaaaacggtttgcatgacagtaacaaataagagagcggcaataaatctcccttattatctacaagggcagatgttaaggaaagtagaagaatataaatatttaggagtaataatttcctcggatcttaaatggaacaagcaggtagcctgtattactaataaagcactgGCAGCTCTCTACTCGATTAAAGGATCGCTAAAATCCGCATCAGTCGACACTAAGCTCTTAGCATACACTTCACTTGTTCGCTCCATAATGGACTATGGAATAATATGTTGGCTCCCCTTCCGCAAACAATACATAGAAAGATTAGAGGGCGTACAACGAAAAGCggtcagatttatttttaacacatatcgccgtcatgactcccctacacagctcttaagacaagccgaccttcccactatacataaccgagccagactactgcgcctcaaatttcttttccttctgcttaatggcggtatgaaaatcgatacgagtaagtacttaataaagtcaaacacgcgcactaccagaacaaaacaccaacagcacttaaccgagtacagatttcacaacgatatgttcaggtactctttcttcccacaagcaatccgtgagtggaatagtctgccttgcgatgctgtcaactgcgcatcactcaaagatttcatcgccaacatatcacgctttattttgcaataacgactacgatgctggtgcgctaactcttgcactcttttttccttgctgacGATGACATCCCGACTTTCTTATCTTACTCTCggttattatatttttttaaccaTGTTGCTCGTTTTTTTACCTTGCCGAAGTCCTCAAACATGCTACTTTTTGTTTTACCTTTGTTTTACCttttgttttaccttttgtataatgcatattgccttgttggactacgatcgcctttgtgttggcacttacttgacctgtattattttagtgtatgtgatgtcccactcctgcgacggcctcaaatgtgaggccagcagtatgttcaaataaaataaataaataaaataaatctcGACATGCGTGTCAGTAAGCAAGCGTGGGGTGCCTGACAAACCAAAGATCGCCTCTGGATATTGTATCTCCCTACTCCTTGCACGTTCTGCTCACTCTGCATTTGTTTTGTGCGTGTCCCACTCTCCTTTTTCCTATCTATGTTTGTTTCCTTATTTTTACTTGTGTATGTTTTTACTTCCACCTACTTATTTCTGTACTCTCCATCCCTTTTTCGCTCGCCACTTCTGTGTCCCACCCTTATAAACGGGGAAATACCAGCAGAGACAAAATCACTCTTGAGAAAGATCGGtactccgatcgaaacgtcgatttaaataatgtttcctttaacgaagcatgacgaaaaaatagcgcaaaagaaacaagaggtacggaaagggaacgacgcagacgagcgtgttccctttccgtccctcgtgttccttttgcgcttttttttttcatcatgaatgttattcaactcgcccaactttgggATTTGTTTAACGAAGCGTATATACATATGAGGTTGCCACAACATGAATTTCTTCACTCCTTAATGTATTTATAGCGAAGTATACACTTCGTTAAAGCAAACAATtcttatttgactcgacgtttggATCAGAGGATATGTTTTTCAAGATTTATTATTCATCGCTGATGCTTGCCCTTTTATAGGGGCTGGGCAAAGAATACGTGAGCGAGAAACGGAGAGAAAATACAAAAATAAGTAGACAGAAGTAAACAATAAAGAAATAAACATGggtaggaaaaagcaaaaaactaGGAGTGAGAGAAGCACGAAAAAGTGAGGAGTGCGAAGAACGTGTAAGGAGTAGGGGAATACAATATCCAGATGAGACTTTCTTTGTTGAGTAGCGCATGTTTGCTTCTTGACAGGCGCGTCGAGCTGAGCTCAGATGGATGACCGCGTGCGATACTGTGCAGATACATTCGTTGTAGAATGCGAGGTCTTATCGCTCCTCCTGGCCGCGAGGGCAGGGGGGAAAGAATCTTGACCCAACAACAGAGGAAGGGGAAAAAAAGTCGCTACGTTTAATTTTGTATACTTTGCTGGGAACAGTTTCTGAATACATCTTACCGATGTGATGAGCAGGCTGTAATTATAAGTCAGGAAATTTGTAAACTCGATAAACCCATCATTTTTCGGCCCTTAAAAATTTCAAATTGCGACTTAGCGACACCCAAATGCTACCACGGCAACGTATTTGCCGCTAACCCGCGCCTATCCGTGATGTTCGGTTGCGTGCGCTTCACCAGCAGTGGGTGCACACACTTTGTTTCGTAAGATTGAACCCTAAGGGTACCTGCCGGGGAATGAAAATTTATTCGTTAGATCAGGAAGTTCGTAACATCGGGTTTCGTTAGATCGACATTTATTTGCAGTGTTGTCTC
Protein-coding sequences here:
- the LOC144120150 gene encoding uncharacterized protein LOC144120150, producing MPSTRDVALQDTTTTTTWGGPHHGAERYLPKNGRTEAAVPDLGQPLMAAATDKMPPCAEIANSQHHGVAVPSSVPEAQSRQCNLDLLGMAEHVATPAEGKGDCAVTDGYTGEQPANDRPCTVLGMPPVSFALSLVLLTALVGAFIYTFFLFASGRVPPQRKNIVPRSANDTSVIL